ACATCCTGGGCGATCATGTGTTTCTGGACGATATAGCCCCCGAGATCCTCGATGAGGTCGACGATCTCGTCATGGCGGTAGACCCCGCCCTTGTAGGTGATGGGGACAAAGATCATAGCGTCACCCCGATCAGTTTGAGTTTTTCGGCGACCAGTGTATCGACGATCTCCTCTGAGAGGGTGTTCTCGCTTGCGACATAGTAAAACACCCCGCCGACATGGTATTGCCGCCGCACCTTGAAGCCCTCAGGGGCGACGATCTGGAGGGCGTAGATCAGGTCGCGGTACAGTCCTTCCTCGGGATCGGCGACGACGATCTCCTCGATCTCCCGTGGGTCCTCCCCCTCGGGGAGATGGACGATGACCGAGAAACGGTCTGGCTGGTCGACGTATTCCTTGCCGTAGCGCCCCCAGAGGAGGCTGAGCATCGGGGCGAGGTAGGTCTCGTCCCCGATCGAGAGGGTGGCCCGCCCCTCTTCGACGATCACGTCGGCGAAGTCCCTGATCCGCACGAGCCCGCCGCTCCGGCGGGTCGTCCCGACGGCCACAAAGACCGGCACACGGGGGTCGATGAAGATATAGAGTTTCTCGACCACCCTGAGGAGGTCGAGGTCGAGGAGGACGTCCGAGGCGATCTGCTCGTAGACCTCCCGGCCCTTCTCCTCGACACACTCGACCGTGAAGTACTCAAGCGCAGCCATCTCCTACTCTCCCCTGACAAAGCCCGACGCCAGAAGGGCGCTCCCTACCGCACCGATGTACTGCGAGTGGTGCGGGACCACGATCTCGGTCTGGAGGAGCTGCCCCATCGCATACACCAGCCCCTGGATCAGAGAGGTGCCGCCGACCATGATCACCGGCTCCTTGATGTCCACCTCCTGGAGCTGCTGCTCGAAGACCTGTTCGGCAACCGAGTGACAGGCGGCGGCGGCGACATCCTCGCGGGTGCTCCCGGCGGCGAGGGCGTTGACCAGGCTCTGCGTCCCGAAAACGATGCAGTACGAGTTCATCGGGACATGGTTGCCCACCCCTTTCATCGCAAGGGGGCCGAGTTCAGTGATGTCGATGCCCAGGCGCTTTGCGGTCATCTCGAGGAACCGTCCTGAGGCGCCGGCGCAGATCCCGCCCATCGTGAAGGTGCCCGGGATCCCATCCTGGACCGAGATCGCCTTGTTGTCCATGCCGCCGATGTCGATCACCGTCGCCGGGCCGTGCTGAGCGCCGGCAAGATAGACGGCGCCCTTCGAGTTGACGGTCAACTCTTCCTGAATGAGGTCGGCGTTGAAATGCTTTCCAATCAGGTAACGGCCGTATCCGGTCGTCCCGATCGCCTCGATATCGCCGATCTTCAGGCCGGCCTCCTGCAGGGCGAGTTCGACGACGCCCTCTGCGCTCCTGACCACCTCGGTCGTCGGGAGCCAGCCGGTGCCGACGATCTCGTTGTCCTTCATCACGACCGCCTTCGTCGTCGATGACCCCGAGTCGATCCCCATCGTGATCCCCTCCTGCCTCTCCCGGGCGAGAAGGGCGCGGCGACGGGCGATCGTGGTCAGGGCCTCCATCCTGGTGAGCAGCGTCCCGGCCGTCGTGCGCTCGGTGAAGGAGTAGGAGACGACGGGAAGGTCGGAGTTCTCATGGATATAGCGGCGCAGTTCGTTCCTGACGATCGCCGCCTCGGCGCACCTGAAACAGGTGGCGATGAAGACGGCGTCGGCGTCGATCCGCCCGTCGACGAGCGCCCTCGCCCGGGCGATGGCGAGTTTTAAGTCAGGGCTCCGCACGTCGAGCCCGAACTCTTCGAAACCTTTCCTGACGTCGGCGAGCATGATGTCCGGGAAGAAGATCTCGGCATCGACCATGGCGGCGGCTTCGTCGATCTCCTTCTGGACGCCAGAGTATTCGGGCCCGCAGGAGAGCTGGGCGATCCGCACTTTTTCGGTCATGCCTGCCCCTCCTTCGCGAGACCGGCAAGAAACTCCCTGATGGCGGCGACGAAAGCGATGCCTTCCTCGTCTGACGACGGATATTCAAGGTCGAGGACCGGGATGCCCCTATGGCGGAGACTGAACTGGATCAGTTCGTTGGTCCGGGCGCACCCCATGCACCCGAAGGCAAACTCGGCCTCGCGGATGATGATCGCCGCCTCGGACTGCTCGATGAGGGGGCCGTAGATCGCCATGCGGCCGCGAACGCCCGAGGGCACCTCGACCGCCGCCCATTTCAGCCCCTTCTTCGGTTCTTCGGGGGTGATCTGGAGGGGGGGGCTCTCAAAACCCGGGGTCTGGATGCGTTCGCGGATCCCCAGGGCCGATCCGATTGGCTCGTGCCCGAACCGGGCGACCATATCGGAGAGGATGAGGCTCGTTGCCGGATAGATAAAGACTTTCACCATGATTTACGGCTCCTCTGCTTCCATCAGTTCTTTTAGTTTTCGGGCGTCGAGAGGCTCGCGCCGCTCCGGAACGGCCGGCACCCCCGTCGCCGGCGCTTCGAGCCCCCGCGCGATATAGCGGATCCGGCCCATCTCGAACTCGTGGCCCAGGTATCCGGGCCGCGCTCCGCCGAGGTTGGCCCGGCACCGGCGCTCGTCGCCGGGCGGAAAGCCCCGGTCCTTCACATAGATATGAGACGGGTCGAACTCGCGGATCCGGGCGATCAAGGTCTCGACCTCGTCGGGTTTCCCGGTCACCTGCATCCCGAAACAGGTCTCCTTGATCATGACGCCGCCCGAGATCTCGTAGGCCCTGAGGGCGAGGTCTTTCGGGGTCAGGTGAGGAGACTCGATAAAAACATATTTTGTGACCGTGCCGACATAGGCAGGAGTATATTCAGCCATTCTTTCGCACCTCCCGCACATACACGGTCCCGCCTTCTTTCAGGCCGGCGAGTTTGTCCAGGTCGAGCACCCGGCCGATGAGGTTCGTCCCCTCGAACGGCTCAGAGGTGGGCCCGAACTCCGAGTTGTCGGTCTCCCGAACACCGACCATGCCGACGCCCTTTCTGGACTCGTTCGTCATCGCAAGCGAACCGGCGGGAACGAGATCCTTCGGGGTGTTCTCGGGCAGGATATTGATCTTCTTCTTGATGGAAGGCTGGAAGAGGGTGACGTCCTCGAACTTGAAGAGCACCGGCATCGAGCCGACCATATGGGTCCGCAGACCGGTCGCCCGCCTGAAGATGTCGCAGGTACTGGGAGCGTTCTCGTCGTCGAGGGTGATGGAGATCACCCGCGCCGCCGGAAGGACGGCCAGGGTGACCGAGCCCGCCGCAAGGGCCTCGAGCGTCGTGGCCGGTTTCTGGCCGACGACAATGAGGTCCTCCCCGCCGCCTTCCAGCACCAGGGAAATCCCGCGTTCTCTGGCAACGGCCTCTGCCGCCTCAAGCGGCATTCCCACCAGATCGAAGCGCGGCGGGGCGACCGAGACCGAGAAGCGCTGGCCTGAGTCGGCGAGTTTGACGATCTCAAGCCCGTGAACCACCTGTCCGGCGAGCGTGTGGGCAGGGTGGGCCGGGATCTCCTCCCGGTAGATATAGATCCCGCCCATAGACCCGCCGGCCGCCCGCACGGTGACCGCACCCTCCCGCCGCGGCCTTTTGAGTTCTGCCGGCACCTCCATCGGGATCATCGATTCGTCCCTGATGAAGGTGGAGGCCGCCCGCCCGATGAAGAACGTCCCTTTCTCCATCGAGAGGAGGAGGTGCTCGACCGATCGGGCGGTCGTGGTGTCCACCGCCCCCTCGCCATAGCCCTCGGCGGCGATATCGACCCGGGTGACGATCTCGGCCCCCTCCTCAAGGGGCGTCGCCGGGTCGGCGGTCGTGAACGAGGTGGAGCGGTCGGCCCAGGAGAGCACCCGC
Above is a window of Methanofollis tationis DNA encoding:
- a CDS encoding methanogenesis marker 17 protein, encoding MAALEYFTVECVEEKGREVYEQIASDVLLDLDLLRVVEKLYIFIDPRVPVFVAVGTTRRSGGLVRIRDFADVIVEEGRATLSIGDETYLAPMLSLLWGRYGKEYVDQPDRFSVIVHLPEGEDPREIEEIVVADPEEGLYRDLIYALQIVAPEGFKVRRQYHVGGVFYYVASENTLSEEIVDTLVAEKLKLIGVTL
- a CDS encoding methanogenesis marker 15 protein, whose translation is MTEKVRIAQLSCGPEYSGVQKEIDEAAAMVDAEIFFPDIMLADVRKGFEEFGLDVRSPDLKLAIARARALVDGRIDADAVFIATCFRCAEAAIVRNELRRYIHENSDLPVVSYSFTERTTAGTLLTRMEALTTIARRRALLARERQEGITMGIDSGSSTTKAVVMKDNEIVGTGWLPTTEVVRSAEGVVELALQEAGLKIGDIEAIGTTGYGRYLIGKHFNADLIQEELTVNSKGAVYLAGAQHGPATVIDIGGMDNKAISVQDGIPGTFTMGGICAGASGRFLEMTAKRLGIDITELGPLAMKGVGNHVPMNSYCIVFGTQSLVNALAAGSTREDVAAAACHSVAEQVFEQQLQEVDIKEPVIMVGGTSLIQGLVYAMGQLLQTEIVVPHHSQYIGAVGSALLASGFVRGE
- a CDS encoding methanogenesis marker 5 protein, whose amino-acid sequence is MVKVFIYPATSLILSDMVARFGHEPIGSALGIRERIQTPGFESPPLQITPEEPKKGLKWAAVEVPSGVRGRMAIYGPLIEQSEAAIIIREAEFAFGCMGCARTNELIQFSLRHRGIPVLDLEYPSSDEEGIAFVAAIREFLAGLAKEGQA
- a CDS encoding methanogenesis marker 6 protein — translated: MAEYTPAYVGTVTKYVFIESPHLTPKDLALRAYEISGGVMIKETCFGMQVTGKPDEVETLIARIREFDPSHIYVKDRGFPPGDERRCRANLGGARPGYLGHEFEMGRIRYIARGLEAPATGVPAVPERREPLDARKLKELMEAEEP
- the mmp3 gene encoding methyl-coenzyme M reductase-associated protein Mmp3, with product MMHVFLDGRQVEVAAGATIGDLLPAWDRTTVVAVIRPAAKQAAQTGHIRLSTSAGEVVIETTPLFAAAFGDDIDIFNSELSLRWSDRYAAAFGPFPSAILPDRAPHRYGRGDVVLGCAGYDPSRSMLIFSRSDHRADFGAAKDGGVVARVVSGRGVIDRWTTGDAITGAERVLSWADRSTSFTTADPATPLEEGAEIVTRVDIAAEGYGEGAVDTTTARSVEHLLLSMEKGTFFIGRAASTFIRDESMIPMEVPAELKRPRREGAVTVRAAGGSMGGIYIYREEIPAHPAHTLAGQVVHGLEIVKLADSGQRFSVSVAPPRFDLVGMPLEAAEAVARERGISLVLEGGGEDLIVVGQKPATTLEALAAGSVTLAVLPAARVISITLDDENAPSTCDIFRRATGLRTHMVGSMPVLFKFEDVTLFQPSIKKKINILPENTPKDLVPAGSLAMTNESRKGVGMVGVRETDNSEFGPTSEPFEGTNLIGRVLDLDKLAGLKEGGTVYVREVRKNG